From the genome of Cololabis saira isolate AMF1-May2022 chromosome 1, fColSai1.1, whole genome shotgun sequence:
tcacCAATTACATAAAGTATTCCtcggcaggcgttggtcctggagaagcagcagagagaccgcagctctgcatcctgccTGGACCCTGGATCATCAGAGTGTCTCATAAAATCAGCTAGATTTGTAGAAATAAGAGCTACACCGTCCCGAGTGGGATGAATGTCATCTGTTCTAATCAGACTTTCCACAAAACATCTTCCAAAtgtcaataaaggccatgtCATTAGGAATAACTGAAAAGCATGCATTTGTTGCATTACAATGATGATTTTTAATAACATTCAAATTTTCTTGAACTCGAGGCATATGAGAGTATAATCATAACAAGCGTTAATCAGAGAATGAAACTCAATCTGAGAAAACAGCTGTTCTTAAATTTATACATcaccaacaacaaacaaacgagGATGCAGACAAACATCAGCTGTTTATTTTATGTAGGTTGTTTGTTTACttgagaaaaatgtgttttgaatgaatcaaaaaaaaactgtattatTCTCATTGTACTTTACAAGGATTATGTTATTTATTGAAGGAAAGCAATCTTATGGTTCATAAAAAACACAATAGGTGTCTAAAGTGTGACCAAGTAGAAATGTAAGCAATGCTTTTGAATAAAGTCAGATAAAACTCAGCTGAAGACTTTTTCTATATTAGTGAGACAGTTAATCACAGAACAGATTAAGTTGACATATCACAAACAGTATACCAATAAGACGTCACCAAGCATGAAAAATCCAAAAAATCCAAATCTGAAACAGGATTCTAAGTTTTATaaatcaattatttattttcttccccCTACAGAATGCTGAATCAGGCTTTTACATAGGTTACGTATTTTGGACATTTTCAGGCCATACAGTACGGGGTTAAAGAGAGGTTGACACGTCAGAAAGTACAGGGACAGAAAGATTCGCAGCATGTTGGGAACTCTGCTCATGTCAAACCTGCTCTGTAAGATCTCAAAGAAAACACCAACGGAGAAGTTGATCAGAGACACCAGGTGAGGTGTGCAGGTGCTGACGGCTTTCTGTCGGGTCTCTTTGGAGCCACAATAACACACTTTTAGGATCCTCATGTAGCTGTAAAGGATGAAAATAACTGGAGCACAGATAATGAAAGCAGTTACAATGAGTCCATAAATGTTGTTTACTTTGGTGTCAGAGCAAGCAAGTTTCACCAGAGAGTAGTTATCACAGTAGACTTTGTCAATGACGTTACCACAGAACTGCAAAGAGAAACTCAAAGATGTTGCGATacctattaaaagaaaaactgttaACCAAGCAGCTGCAACTAGAAGAGCAACTTTCTTCACTGTCATCAGTGTGCTGTACTGCAGAGGAAAACAGATGGCTGCATATCTGTCATAAGACATGACAGCTAAGTTAGTAAATTCAACACTCCCATAAGTATGAACACAAAAGACCTGCAGGAAACTCAGGGGAACAGAAACGGTGTGAACATCAGACAAGATCTGAACCAGCAGCATAGGAAACAAGCCGGTGCTGCCGTACAGCTCGTTCACAAACAGGCTGACCAGGAACATGTACATGGGTTCATGGAGACCTCGGTTACAGCAGATGACCACAATGAGCAGAACGTTACCACAGATGATGAATGCatataaaatcacaataatcatgaacaataaatatttaaagttCTTGGTATCAAAGTAAGCggccagagtaaaatataaaaccTGAGTGGAGTTCTTCATGATCTCTGTTTTACTCAGAACAAGTTCCTCTTCCTCACGACGACCTGGACCAACTACTCACGGTGGATTTTCTTACCACTCTCACCTTTAGAGTTGGTAGAACCAGGTGGGAGACTTCAGGTTGTGTGACTCTGTGGACTGAGCTCCAATGAACTGGAATGTGAATCTGTCTCTGACTTTAAACTTTTAGTTTCCTCCCACAGGAACATGCTGATGTCAGACTGCTGAGTCTCACAGCTGATCGGGACATGAAAACAAGCCTCACACATCAGAATgaataataactaactatacagATTAATGTCCAAATTAGATAACTCAGTCTCTCTTTCGATTTCAAAATGGGAGGCTGACTTATCTCTTAACACTAATCAAATCCTTCAATCACAAAATAGTTGTGTTATGTTAAAAGAGTTTCACTATGCCCAAGAATCCAAACTTGCAACTTAGACAATACGTTCTTTAACTTt
Proteins encoded in this window:
- the LOC133449597 gene encoding olfactory receptor 11A1-like, which encodes MKNSTQVLYFTLAAYFDTKNFKYLLFMIIVILYAFIICGNVLLIVVICCNRGLHEPMYMFLVSLFVNELYGSTGLFPMLLVQILSDVHTVSVPLSFLQVFCVHTYGSVEFTNLAVMSYDRYAAICFPLQYSTLMTVKKVALLVAAAWLTVFLLIGIATSLSFSLQFCGNVIDKVYCDNYSLVKLACSDTKVNNIYGLIVTAFIICAPVIFILYSYMRILKVCYCGSKETRQKAVSTCTPHLVSLINFSVGVFFEILQSRFDMSRVPNMLRIFLSLYFLTCQPLFNPVLYGLKMSKIRNLCKSLIQHSVGGRK